GCGCCGCCCAGCTCCACGCCGGCCACGTCGTCGCTTGAATACGCGCGGAACGCCCCCGTGCAGAAAAGTTTCCGGAGCATGGAAGCCAGCGCCGGCTCGCCTGCGGCCACAACGGCTGCAGCGGGCGTGCCGCGCGCCACTTCTTCCGCGTGGTTCGGGCCGGACAGCGCCGCGACCGGATTGCTTGGCAGCGCGCCGGAAAGAACCTGTGTCATAAGGCGTCCGGTGTGGTGCTCCAGGCCCTTCGTGCAGCAGACCAGCGGCGTGTCCGGCCGCACGCCGGCGTCGGCCATCTTTTCGGCCACGCCTTTGAGAAATTGCGAGGGAGGCACCACGACGAGGAGGTCGGCCCCGGCCGCATTGTTCATGTCCGCCGTCGCGGTGATGCCTTCGGCGAGAGTCACCCCCGGAAGAAACTGGGCGTTGGTGTGCCGGGTATTGATCTCTTCGACTTGCGCGGGATCATGGGCCCAGATCGTGACTGCACGTCCGGACGAGGCGAGCAACTGGGCCAAAGCCGTGCCCCAGCCGCCGGCGCCGATCAGGGAGATGGATTTCGGTTCGTTCATGCTTGGCTCTTCGAGGCGAAACGGGGTTCCGTTCCTTCCCGCAGACGCCGGATGTTGGACCGATGGCGC
This window of the Chthoniobacterales bacterium genome carries:
- a CDS encoding NAD(P)-dependent glycerol-3-phosphate dehydrogenase: MNEPKSISLIGAGGWGTALAQLLASSGRAVTIWAHDPAQVEEINTRHTNAQFLPGVTLAEGITATADMNNAAGADLLVVVPPSQFLKGVAEKMADAGVRPDTPLVCCTKGLEHHTGRLMTQVLSGALPSNPVAALSGPNHAEEVARGTPAAAVVAAGEPALASMLRKLFCTGAFRAYSSDDVAGVELGGALKNIYAIAAGISDGLGLGDNAKAALVTRSLAELVRLGTKLGGRRETFYGLSGLGDLMVTCFSVHSRNRGVGERLGRGEKLEDIRKSMVMVAEGVPTTRSAYEEARKQGVEAPLLDTVHAVLFEELSPREGLLRLLAREPKPENGP